A genomic segment from Aegilops tauschii subsp. strangulata cultivar AL8/78 chromosome 1, Aet v6.0, whole genome shotgun sequence encodes:
- the LOC109779986 gene encoding uncharacterized protein, whose protein sequence is MVRRKFRLSDMIPNAWFYKLRDMGAHGRGGVGVHHRSSSARSYQQPPLNWESSARWSVEAVRQRPSSRWNREVSNDIQPPITPTKESPHAPLPRRASYYYSSRDRDVPAPPAPKPPRAKEAQSPTRSSRRRHKVDHAPEERGHARGKEPVVGSLGSSGRRRDMCIKSDGGEPRRPTVTGPGDEGRNVKVIASQNEIIIDLRDEDTPGRRLRPIVTKPARRRPGPSEQDGSQADLAVATAGASSASDKSSASRPRRSSASSSGRRRLKTLSKSPRLAATGRKVNPPSRKWAAPPPSLPAPVIVSSYPVVKMSEDPRQDFRESMEEMISAKRIQDAEDLEDLLACYLSLNDAAHHDLIIDVFEQIWVSLAGARP, encoded by the coding sequence ATGGTCCGCCGCAAGTTCCGGCTGTCCGACATGATACCCAACGCCTGGTTCTACAAGCTCCGCGACATGGGCGCCCACGGACGCGGCGGCGTCGGGGTGCATCATCGGTCCTCGTCGGCTCGGTCCTACCAGCAGCCGCCGCTGAACTGGGAGTCGTCGGCTCGGTGGAGCGTGGAGGCCGTGCGGCAGCGGCCGTCGTCCCGGTGGAACAGGGAGGTAAGCAACGACATCCAGCCGCCGATCACGCCGACGAAGGAGTCGCCCCATGCCCCGCTCCCTCGCAGGGCGTCGTACTACTACTCCTCCAGAGACAGGGATGTCCCGGCGCCGCCGGCTCCGAAGCCGCCCAGGGCCAAGGAAGCGCAATCGCCGACGAGGAGCTCCAGGAGGCGGCACAAGGTGGACCACGCGCCTGAAGAAAGAGGACACGCCCGGGGGAAGGAGCCCGTGGTCGGCTCGCTAGGCAGCTCTGGTCGGCGTCGTGACATGTGCATCAAGAGTGACGGCGGTGAGCCCCGGAGGCCAACGGTGACAGGCCCGGGGGACGAAGGCCGCAACGTGAAGGTGATCGCGTCGCAGAACGAAATCATCATCGACCTGCGGGACGAGGACACGCCCGGGAGAAGGCTCCGACCAATCGTGACCAAGCCGGCGAGGAGACGGCCTGGGCCGAGCGAGCAGGATGGCAGCCAAGCCGACCTCGCCGTCGCGACCGCGGGAGCGAGCTCTGCCTCCGACAAGAGCAGCGCCAGCAGGCCGAGGCGTTCTTCCGCATCATCGtcgggccgccgccgcctcaaGACGCTCTCCAAGAGCCCGCGTCTGGCCGCCACCGGCAGGAAAGTGAACCCGCCGTCCCGGAAATGGGCGGCACCACCGCCATCGCTGCCGGCGCCGGTGATCGTGAGCAGCTACCCGGTGGTGAAGATGTCGGAGGACCCGCGGCAGGACTTCCGCGAGTCCATGGAGGAGATGATCAGCGCCAAGCGCATCCAGGACGCGGAAGACCTGGAGGACCTCCTGGCCTGCTACCTCTCCCTCAACGACGCGGCGCACCATGACCTCATAATCGACGTCTTCGAGCAGATTTGGGTGAGCCTCGCCGGCGCCAGGCCGTGA